CCACATGCACCTCTTCCCCTATAGgatgaaacttcctcagttcCTTCCTAACGTTCCTCAGGCCCTGGACGAGTGAGATTGGTGAGATTGTTCATAATCAATTTCCTGGAATCTCCCAGCATGTGGGTGGAGGCTGAGCCCAGGCCCTTTCTCTCTGGGCCGCAGGGCCTTTGATGGCATGAGCTGTAAAGGGCTAATAGCGCTGCTTGGCCCGAGAGGCTCGCCTACACTGCACTTCCAGCTTTGTTCAATTTAGCCTCCATATATTGTTACGTAATAATCCAGACAAGATGTTCACTTGTTCACAAAGtttaatctaatttaatctaGTTCATGTGCTCTCAATTAAATGACTTAAtctgaggggttttttttcttcttctttttttacatttaatttatatgcatttttgttgttgttgctgttgttgttgtttttgctttgagttttttttttctctgagctACATTGTCTGGCAGCCCCTTAGGACAATGGAAAAAAGGGAAATACCTTTCCCAACAGCAGCCAGTCACTCTCCAGTCTAGCCTTTGCCATGCTTGTAATGGTGCAGCGGATCTGGTATCTGACTAAAAGACTACTAAAAGGATATCATGTTGTGCCCTGGCTCCAGGCAGGAGGACTGAGAATACCCCAGCCCTGGTGCATTAGcacagcatactgtactgtgagcTCAGGTCCTGTGTTTACACTCTCCAGAGACttttttgttgatgttgttgttgttgtttgttgttgtttttaaaatatttacatttttggCCCTCTTTGACTTTATTGTGACAGGACAGTGcagggagagacaggaagtgagtgggagagagcgatgGGGTAAGATCGGGAAATTACCCGAGTCAGCCTCAAATGTGGTATAGGCACTGTAGCTAATTAAACCTCAGTGCCCGTGTTTCTGAGACTGTGTTTGTTCATTATATTATTCAGACAACACTCCTGATTCTCCTCCATCTGAACCGCTGGAGATGCTCCCATGACAACATCGTGGGGTTGTCTTTCAGGGAGTCGCATACTGATACGGATGTCTATGGGGGACTGCAAGCCTGCAAATGAAAGACTAAAATGTCTATGAAATGACTGAGCAACGTAAAATGTAGTTGGAGAGCTAGAGAGACTCCACCTCAAAACCAAGGTTGACCATAatgaaacataaacaaacatatgcacacacccagCTCTGCTCTTTCTCTACACCCGCTCCCTCAGTTCAACTAATTTGCCGTTTTCTCCACTGCAGAAACTGGGACCCTCTTGATCTTCATCTACTTCTTACTTAGCGCAGCAGAAGTCATCTCTTACACCCTTTTACagtaataaaaacatttaacatCACTCTCATAGAAAGACTCCAAACTCTTTTCGATTTACGGTGTCGAGCAAATGGAAAAACGTCTATCCACAGTTGATTTGCCTTGGGCAGCAAGTACCACTCACatctgtgttgagtgtgtgttcatagggagaggaggggggggtggtgtgtgtttgggggttgtaatggtgtgtgtgtgtgtgtggtcatggtgTCGTGTTTGTGAGGGGTGAGTACCTGCTGTGTGTCGTGTACTGTAGGCGGATGATTTAAAATACTTTTTAAATCTTTTGTAATTaatgaatacataaataatTTCAAATCAGGTCATAATGATATGAAAGACCATTAAAGGATACCCTTTGTAATATGTTTTCATAAAAACAAACTGGGCGGCTGATCAAACACGATGCCTGGATTACGTGAATAGAATGTGTTGCTTTTTAATGTTTTGGTTGGTGGGGTACGCGAGCCAAGTCaggatgtaggctacagtatgtgtgtgtgtctagccagACAATGTAAATATGTATTCGCAAATGCATAATTGTGAAAACATCattgtgaccctgcaaggcaaaaccagtcgctttggtcaAAATGACCCAATTACtgtaagttattgtgctcacataaactgccataaactaagctttccaacgatatgtatattaTGTAAGTATTACAAAAAcaatcgctaagataaccgcatccaaagttgacatggatCTCCCgtcacaatatgccagaagaggaggaaaTCAACTTTGTAAGCgacgtggacaacgggaatgctaatgtgttgaatcttcaccgggtttaacagtAAAAATGTATGTTTTCCCGTTAAATTTGTtgacgatatgaaactgtagactgtatactgtcgaattatacgcaaacgtgaaattcaacattttaacccgagagtctgtttattgtggattttctgtGCGCAAATCAACTGATTTCGCCTTGCAGGGTctcaattatgtgtgtgtgggggggggagggttaaAATGTAGTTGTTACAAACAAGGTGTTACAGATCCAGTAAGGGTACGGTAGGGTACCGAAAAAAAGTACCATTGAATACCAACACCGAACCTCAGGAACCGGCACcagcaggcgcgtaggaaccacgggggtcgggacacccccaatgttggaccccctcccgaaagaaaaacgctgcaaagtacagatgttgttgattacttagctcaattatatcctcttgagttacggccccataactatagctatcggtgcgcatcggaggtctttcacattgtgttttaagaatgtttcccgaaacgaagcccgtctcaataatgcagcatggagcacttcctcaccttgagtgtctgaaagctactgtaggctactctctcagtccaaatatttagtttacggccttctttcattcttttcgaaatagttaagaggatagcctattgtgggtgaatacagtagtctacgatagcctaaataagttAGTCTTACGGCTGTCGCTTTTAAATGTAAGCTTATCACTTGACGTGGCACATATcctaattatctggttacctggatttagcaagtccatacactttgttcatcctattataggctatgcttttaaaattaaatgtgtaacaatttgcctcttattaaaatctacacactgtcacgacgtacataaggttacgggcggatatgagcaaccgaaggcctcggttgacttaagataaacgggcagaatgcctgtttacaaactacgtcaaacatgcaataatctaacaaatgaaaaaacacaaatgaaagatgaataggctactcactgtattttgtcacacattaagcaatgagttcgttcgtggccacctagcgcgcaacttacgcgctgaggtgaaggcccgacacataggctactaattaacacaatgcttcataatgcacaaacaaacactccctcaaagttcagtgtccatacgtccaaacaataaacataagaagccgacagtcaaaaacgacaacgagatctcccagacacgaaaaacaatgtttatctcacagtttgttgagtatcgttccaacactgatgcgcaaggcaatctcagctttcgcgttcgtaagctgtattccaatgagaaaaatccacaaggaaatggtcacggcaatgcagcatacaggaatcttctaaccacgttactttgttgagctggctgcatacaggtaacaatagccacagcgcGCTCTCCCTGGGTCTCcgtttaaactaagggcaaacccattcatttagcccaaaacgcgcatccatctgtcagctgacataacatttaggcctacttagatggcatatgaaaagtcaagaagaagaaacacattttcatttaagcaacgtttatgcaaccatgtaaagggaagcattgggggagtcagcTTAAGTTGTCCTAAAgactagctgtgtgcgttttcagggaagaaatgtgttctgaatagcctatgtgcagatgttcttcccagttccaaaaataggttaagaaaaagactgaaatacatattttcaaagcggcatcttacagagggccattaaaacttcagcaataggttttttttttttatctcttatgtgacttataattcgccccctttatttattaatataaaaaaatttcGGCGCGCGCTATGCGCGCGCAACGGACCTCATTCCtgtcccccccaatgcttactacgttcctacgcgcctgggcACCAGTGCCGATATCAGTTCAATTGTGATAGATCCCAAACCAtgcttcagcagtacacaccttctcatgTCCTCAGATCTCAGGAGGAAAAACAGTTAGTAGaacctgctgttagaactaaacatggtgacgcagcttttagctgctactgtaccttaaaaaggccccaactgaagccagttttaaatctagacttaagaccaaactgTTCTCAGATACTTTTGGCTAACCTCGtaaccatagttagcatggttagcattgttagcatagttagcatttttgcataactgctaaaaatcattagccaggttagctaatctgaTAATCAGGTaagctaattcaattttaaacagtctatcttctcactatcaactttcaaaaactatgaaaccaccatgtctactcTAGCAACACCtgagtaaccatatctacatgatttatctgtacatttttgcattttcatgcactcgtaatttccttggaattacattctctagttttttttttcaccttgaGTCTTTTATGTTGTCTTGTTAATCTTCATTCTTAAATGATTTTACCTTGACGTATGCCTTCTTTTTCTATGTTTGATCTTTTTTAAGTATTTGTCCATCTATGCTTTTActatttggttttgtttatgtaaaccacattgaatgacctctgtgtatgaaatgcgctatataaataaacttgacttgatcTGAAGCCGCTGACTCTCCACTGCTGTGCCcccaatatacagtaatttcctgcatataagccgcattgtgtataagcctcaggacagtgttttatgccagttaaaagaaacaaaaccatattaacaccatattaactgccctcctgtattaacctcatagctgaagaaattttgcaaaataaatgtataagccgcggctaatagtcgggaaattacggtagatgGGATCTGCGTCTGAAGTTTCCTGTAGTCCAGTATCAGCTCCTTGATTTTGCTGACGGTGGGCAGCAGGTTGTTGTCCTGCCACCAAGATGTCGAGGTTGCCACCTCTGCTTCGTAAACAGACTCAGCATGACTCGTGATACACAGGTGATTATGGTGGCGTCATGAGCACTAACTTAATGATGGTGTTTGAGGTGTGAGTGGCCGTACAgtcattggccgcgtttcccagattcgttaagaagctcttaagtgctaagaacttcttaggagcgttcttagaacgttcttagagcgctcctaagaagttcttggcACTTAAGaggggaaacccggccattgagTGTACAATGAGTACAGGGTGCTTAACACATGCCAGCAATGTCAGTACCTCCTTAGGAAGCTGAACTCCTTCAGTGTGAGCAAAAACATCCTCACAACATTCTATTACTCCTTCATAGAGAGCATCATCACCTTCTCCTTCACATGCTGGCTTCATTCCATCTCACTCCAAAATAGGAACCGGCTGTCTGGTGTTGTCAAGCTCTGCTCCAGAATCATTGGTCTTCCTCTAAgacctctctccaccctctgcGAGCAACAGACCCTGAGGAAAGCCAGCAGGATCCTTCAGGACCCATCACACCCCCTCTTCTCCACATTTGAGTGGCTCCCCTCTGGGCGTCGTCTCCGATGCCCGGGCTGCAGAACTCAGAGAAGGAGGGCAACCTTTGTGCCCAGGGCTGTCCTCCTGCTCAACTCGCAGCCATCACTGGCCCAAGAAGTGCGTGGAGCTGCACCCAATCCCAGCCCCACCCAATGCCCCTAGCCCATCCCCATCCAGTCACTTCAACCCAGccccacccaaccacccatCACCCTCCACCTACCACTCACCTCCTAAGTATGAACTGTGTGGAGGGTTGGACTGGACTTGATTGGCCTGAAGGACATGAATGCACTGCATTTTAAAGttgcattatttattattatttatttcatgcttgtgtgtgtgtgtgtgtgtgcgtgcgtgcgtgcgtgtgtgtgtgtgtgtgtgtgcgtgcgtgcgtgcgtgtgtgtgtgtgtgtgtgtgtgtgtgcgtgtgtgtatgtgtgagtgtttgctgtttattttgatcTGGACTGCTCAGCGTGCTTCttaattgccccttggggataaataaagtttttttttttttaaagattattttttggggctttctATGCCTccaattggacaggacagtagagaaatgacaggaagcgagcgggagagagagccggggcgggatccggaaaggaccacggggcgggaaccgaacccgggtcgccggcgtgcggcgAAGGCGCCCCAGCCAGCCgcaccacggctggggccaataAATAACGTtttttcaattgaattgaattgaacatcCCTGCATGGCACCTGTCCTGAGTGTTAGAGTGGAGGAGATGATGTTACCTTGCCGTACCGCCTGTTTCCTGTCAGTGAGTCGTATGTCAAACTTGACTGAAAATAGTCAAAATGTTCCATTTGATGTTAGAAAGTTAGTTGCTTTATTTCGTGCACATTGTCTGACTTTGTGCTCTGTGATCCCGATCAAGAGAGGATCTTGTGTGTTTGACACAAGAATTAGAGAACGTCTCTGATAAATGGATGCTTCTACTGTAACTCACTTTGTTCAGTGTAACGTTGAGTGATCCTGTGTTTTATTGACGTCGATAATTGTTACTCCTCTATAGGCTGAGATGCCACTGGTCCATTAGTGGTCTCCGCGCTCATAGCtctcccatcccccccccccccccgattcGTCCTCTGTGTTGTACAGTAAGTCTCCTCCTCCCAGACGACGCCGACTGCCGCTGCATCCACAGGCTGCTGCGCTCTAAACTGAATTAAGGCCGGCTCACTGGCCCACACCCTGTTCAGCGTCCAGCACTCAGTGTCCTGCCTCTACGGATAACAACACAGctacagccacacagccacgcTCAAGATGGAGGCGCCTCGACCCAAAGTAGAGTCCCATATGATCTGGTCCATCATCACCACGCTTTGTTGCTGCCTGCCCCTGGGAATAGGTGCCATTGTCTGCTCCAGAAGGGTACGTCAAATGACCAGCGCAGACAAAACACTTCTGGTGCTCGTTGGCGGGACTAAATTGTGGACAGCTCTTTTGGGTGGACTtggctgtgtgtttgactgtttgttgaCTTTGTGCTGTGTGCCCACAGGTGGACATGGCCAACTTGGACGGGGACATGGCCCGGGCGGAGGAGGCATCCAGGAAAGCCAAGATCCTGAACATCGTGGGCATGGTGTTTGGAATCCTTATGATCGCCATCGTTATCGTACTACAAGTGGTGCAGTTCATGCACCTCAAGAACCTCAAGAAGAACTGACCCCAgtccaggcacagacacaccctgACACACGCTCGGAACGGAATCCACCCCTCTCACCCTCTGCTGCAGCCCCTCCAACATCAACAGTATCGGTATAATCCTCCCAGTGTACTGCCAGTGAGCTTCACTGTATGTTAAATCTGTCTGCCTCACAGATAGAGTAACAGGACAGGGTCTATGCTATTGAGTAATGTTAACATAATAGTAGATGTTGCATGGCTGGGTTTGACTTTAAAAATACATgactgtgtgtttacatttgaaatgtgttttataaATGCTTTGTAAACCTATGAGATATTACAGTTGAAGCATGACAATCAGCTTAATGAATGGATGAGTTTAGTGAATAATGGATGAGCTCGGGACAAAATGGCCTCTCTCTTCAGTGGTGCTTCTGGCTGAAATATAAATCTGTTTCTATACCTGCAATAATTTATATCTGGGTGAAATCTGAAGTGATATCACCATTatcattgtttgttttctttttttctatttatttatttatttatgtatgtatttatttactatGTGCATTTGTCTTATTATGTTTATGAAGAGATTTAGATCATTTCCATTAGAGAGAACCTGTCTTTTACACTGCAACCCTCTTAGAGAACAGCTCATTCCTCTGACTCTGAGACCACACCCATTACACATCAAACAGATCACTCTTCTTCTGTCTCCTATTCTAACCAATTACCAGAAGCCCCACTGATTTTGACTTTCCATATACAGTAATGTTGGGCTTTATCAGGGATATCAAAGTCAAATAAcatgtgttttttgtctgttaggagttttgtatttcattcatgctCTTCGAGTCTCAGAGCTACTGACCAACTGTGCTCTGGAATGGGTT
This is a stretch of genomic DNA from Sardina pilchardus chromosome 19, fSarPil1.1, whole genome shotgun sequence. It encodes these proteins:
- the LOC134066179 gene encoding proline rich transmembrane protein 1B-like, whose translation is MEAPRPKVESHMIWSIITTLCCCLPLGIGAIVCSRRVDMANLDGDMARAEEASRKAKILNIVGMVFGILMIAIVIVLQVVQFMHLKNLKKN